TCTTGAACCAACAACCACGATACCGGCGCGACATTGCTGTACCATGGCCACTTGGTTTGATGGCTATGGCAATCGTAGCAGGCTTTTGATAGAATTGAAGCGATGTTTTCCGGTACCTGCATTTGAGATTGAAAAGTTTTTGACTGATCCGTAGGAGGATTCGTCATCTCCGGACGAATGAACTGGATAATAATCAGAACAATCAGCAATATCAGGCCAATCCATGTACGAATTTTCATAGAGAATTATTCTCCTATCATCTGTTGTATACTAAACGACAGTATTCTACAATTTTGAATTGTTATTTTCCATCTTTTTTGTAGATTGTTTAAAAAACTAGCTTTTGTGACAGTACTTTAAATTTAATCCTTATGAAGACAAACCTTGTTATTGTATTGTTGTTGATCGGCGGGGTTATTCATGAAATTAACCCATGCAGTTGCGGAACGGATAAAGATTTCATGACCGTCGCTCCGTCAAGTCCGTTAGTCGTTTTGGCCAAAATCAGCCATTATAAAAAAGTGGATGATTTAGAGCAAGCGATGGAAGTTGAGATCAAAGAAATTTTGAATGGCAAAGAATCACGCAAAAAAATCTGGATTTGGGGAGACGACGGCAAATTATGCCGGCCTTATGTGAAGCGGTTTCCCATCGGGTCAACGTGGATTTTAGCTGTTCGTCCGGATAACCATATTGAAAATCAGTACCAGATTTCCATTTGCGGTGAATATTGGTTAAAAGTAGACGGGACCAAAGTAACCGGCCGCATCGATTCGCTTGAGGAACAAACGAAATCGTTGGATGAGGTGAAGTCGCAATTCAAATCCAAGGTAAAAGAATTGAAAATTGAGAATTGAATTCAAAGAATGCTGTCCAATTCTCAATTTTCAATATTATCGACTTATTTCTTTTTCTTCCAATCTGCTGATAATTCCTGCATGCGCGCGAGATCGAACGGCGGCGACTGCATTCCTTTACTATAATCGAACGCTTTATCCATCATTTTGACAGCATCGGACGTTTTTCCGGCTTTCGCCAGCAATTGTGCTTTGACGCGGCAATTCCAGTAATTTTCAGTCAACATGATCGAAATGTCTACCCACTTCATCGCTTCATCTAAATTCACATTATTCTCGACACAATAATTGGCCGCTTGCATCATCGGCGCCCAACCGATGGCAGTACGTGCTTTGGCAAGTGTGAGGGACTGCGATTCAACTTCAATTTTGAACGAGAGCCTGATTTTTTCCCACGCCATGATGATGCGGCCGGAATTATCCGTCAGATCATCGAATGTAAACATCATGCGTTCCTGCATGTCGCCGGTTTGCGGTTTGACTTTGAACCGAACAGCTTCATTTTCCTGTTTATAGGAGTAGGTCATCCATGGCGTTGCGTTTTTATTCAATATGACGGTCCATTCCGTCGTCGCAGGAATAATGTGAAGGCTGTAAGTGCCGGAAGGGAGTTTAGTGCCTTCGATCATGACACTGTCTGAAAAAGTAATGGTGGTCGCTTCATTCGCTCCCGCACGCCAAACTTCGTTGTAAGGAACCACTTTGCCCCAGATTTCACGCCCTTTAACTCCGGGACGAGAATACGTAATTGAAACATCCGTAATACCGATGGTTTGTGAAACTGTGGCTTTGGGACTCGGACGGGGCAGTGTGACTTGCGCGGAAATTGAAAAAGCAGAAATTAAAAGTAATGTGATGAATAAACGCATGGCTGGCTTCCTTTCAATTTATGTAACTGAATAATTGGATGTATCATTGTGTATTACACTTTAAAAGTGTAATGCTGATTTTCGGGAACGTTGCATTCTCCGGTGTGAAAACAGCATAAGGATTTTATTCAATTAAGGCAAGACTTCGAATCGAATTTCGTCAGTTAATTTTTTATCAAACGATTCTGCCCGCAATACATACTGACCTGGTTTTAAGCGCCAAAGTTTTTTGAAAGGGATATCATTTTCTTCGTACAATTTTCCATTAAGATACCACCGAATGTGCGATACATTTCCCGGCGCCAATGCTTCGAAATAAATGGCTTGATAATCGCCGCGCAAATCCGGATCGATTTTAAATTGAGTTCCGTCGGCTGGATAAACTATTTTTAGCGACCGGACAGCATCAAATTGTTTACGCATATTCAACAACGCATCGTTTTGACGGTTGGCATCTTTGTCGGCATTCCATTGCGCATAAATAGGTGATAACGCGGCATAATTGACTTTACCCGAACTGCTGTGCGCACGGCATGAAACGAGCGGTTCGCTTCCGTCGATAAAGTATTCCTGTACGGTAGAGGCGCAACCTTCGTGAGATAATTCCCCGCTAATGCCGCAGACAGTTACTCGTTTGATTTTTGAAGGCAGCGGAAATTTTTCTGGTGAAGATTGACGATACAAATACAGCATGATCTCTCGCATAATAGGCCCGGCGCCGGTCACTCCCGAAATATCATTCATCGGTGAATTATCAAAATTACCCACCCAGACGCCGACGGTAAAATCATTGGTATATCCGAAAGTCCAGTTATCCCGGAAATCGGACGACGTTCCCGTTTTAGCGGCGCAGGGAAATGGCAGCGCAATCGGAGATTCGTATCCGAAAGCCGGAACACGTGCAATCGCGTCGGACAATATATCATTGATCAAAAAAGCCGTTTGCGGTGAAGTGATAACAGCAGGCGGCGGAACGTTTTCGTCTTCAATAGCGTGCAATCGGATCAAGCGGCCTTGATTCGGAAAAATGGTGTACGCTTGTGTAAGTTCAAACAGAGTTACTTCGCCATTACCCAACGTCAGCCCGTGTCCGTAGTAATCGGCATTATGATCAAGCGTTGTTATGCCGCATACCCGAAGTCGTCCCAAAAGCTGATCAACACCGAGCGTCTGCAAAATCCGGACGGCCGGCACATTGTAGGAACATGCCAGGGCGACGCGTGCACGGACAGGACCGTGAAACTTATGGTCATAATTTTTCGGAGTGAAATTGCCTTCGGCCGTTGGGATGACGGTTTCAACGTCCGGAATAAGTGAAGCGGGGGAGAATCCTTTTTCGAAGGCCAATGAATACGTAAATGGCTTCAGGGCACTACCCGGCTGGCGTTTTGAAAAAACCGCATTGAATTGTCCGTCGTGCTGTTCGCTGAAATAGTCCGCTGATCCGCACATGGCCAGTATCGATCCTGTAGAATTTTGTACGACGAGCACAGCGGCATTCGTTACATTTTCGTGGCTAAGCAACCTGATCTGACCGGTAACAATTTTTTCAATTTCTTTTTGAAGCGGCAGATCGAGCGTGGTGTGGATATTCGACGTTGCGTCCGGAGTTTTTTTCAAAATCCAGTTGATGAAATGCGGTGCATTGAAAGGCGAAGTTTTCGGAAACAACACAATAGGTTCATTAAGGGCTCGTTGGAGCTCGTCCTCACTCAAATGGCCGGCTTCGCGCAGTTTGGATAAAATAAAATGCTGGCGTTTTTGCGCCTTATCAAAATTTTTGTATGGATTGTAAAACGTCGGCGATTTGGGAAGAGCGATCAGAAAAGCCGATTCTGCCC
Above is a window of bacterium DNA encoding:
- a CDS encoding DUF2911 domain-containing protein, whose translation is MRLFITLLLISAFSISAQVTLPRPSPKATVSQTIGITDVSITYSRPGVKGREIWGKVVPYNEVWRAGANEATTITFSDSVMIEGTKLPSGTYSLHIIPATTEWTVILNKNATPWMTYSYKQENEAVRFKVKPQTGDMQERMMFTFDDLTDNSGRIIMAWEKIRLSFKIEVESQSLTLAKARTAIGWAPMMQAANYCVENNVNLDEAMKWVDISIMLTENYWNCRVKAQLLAKAGKTSDAVKMMDKAFDYSKGMQSPPFDLARMQELSADWKKKK
- the pbpC gene encoding penicillin-binding protein 1C, with the protein product MKEKKQDILFVVLILISFFIYPLPENDLTFEEVTSVKIFDRNGYLLREILSPQEGRGQWTPLEKISPRAIVSAVTAEDKRFYDHHGVDPMATLRAITQNLRAMETVSGGSTITQQVIRNVYHFPRNILFKLIEMWYAVRLEHTRTKNEILEQYFNRIPFGNQAFGIEAAAQLYFGKSSSDLSWAESAFLIALPKSPTFYNPYKNFDKAQKRQHFILSKLREAGHLSEDELQRALNEPIVLFPKTSPFNAPHFINWILKKTPDATSNIHTTLDLPLQKEIEKIVTGQIRLLSHENVTNAAVLVVQNSTGSILAMCGSADYFSEQHDGQFNAVFSKRQPGSALKPFTYSLAFEKGFSPASLIPDVETVIPTAEGNFTPKNYDHKFHGPVRARVALACSYNVPAVRILQTLGVDQLLGRLRVCGITTLDHNADYYGHGLTLGNGEVTLFELTQAYTIFPNQGRLIRLHAIEDENVPPPAVITSPQTAFLINDILSDAIARVPAFGYESPIALPFPCAAKTGTSSDFRDNWTFGYTNDFTVGVWVGNFDNSPMNDISGVTGAGPIMREIMLYLYRQSSPEKFPLPSKIKRVTVCGISGELSHEGCASTVQEYFIDGSEPLVSCRAHSSSGKVNYAALSPIYAQWNADKDANRQNDALLNMRKQFDAVRSLKIVYPADGTQFKIDPDLRGDYQAIYFEALAPGNVSHIRWYLNGKLYEENDIPFKKLWRLKPGQYVLRAESFDKKLTDEIRFEVLP